A DNA window from Cloacibacillus sp. An23 contains the following coding sequences:
- a CDS encoding carboxymuconolactone decarboxylase family protein: MTRICALLAFALIFACASASFAADDKKLSPKQRAIVPIAAFTAKGDMPKLHAALEKGLEAGLTVNEINEVLIQLYAYCGFPRSLNAINNFMALVDERAEAGINDPRGEEPKTLPRDADRDKIGGENRNKLVGRVYKAANADFAPGIDAFLKQHLFADIFERGVLTWQERELATISALSTIDGAEAQLRSHTGNTMNTGVTPEQLAGFVETVKAEVGDKEGANAQTALEAALEARK, encoded by the coding sequence ATGACAAGAATTTGCGCCCTTTTGGCGTTCGCCCTGATATTCGCCTGCGCTTCGGCGTCCTTCGCCGCTGACGATAAAAAGCTCTCGCCGAAGCAGCGCGCCATCGTGCCGATAGCGGCCTTCACAGCGAAGGGCGACATGCCGAAGCTGCACGCCGCGCTCGAAAAAGGCCTCGAAGCGGGCCTCACCGTCAACGAGATAAACGAAGTGCTGATACAGCTCTACGCCTACTGCGGCTTCCCGCGCAGCCTCAACGCGATAAACAACTTCATGGCGCTCGTAGACGAGCGCGCCGAGGCGGGGATAAACGACCCGCGCGGCGAAGAGCCGAAGACGCTTCCGCGAGACGCCGACCGCGACAAGATAGGCGGCGAGAACCGCAACAAGCTCGTGGGCCGCGTCTACAAGGCCGCGAACGCGGACTTCGCCCCCGGCATAGACGCCTTCCTCAAACAGCACCTCTTCGCCGACATCTTCGAGCGCGGCGTGCTGACGTGGCAGGAGCGCGAGCTCGCGACGATCTCCGCGCTCTCGACGATCGACGGGGCCGAGGCGCAGCTCCGCTCGCACACCGGCAACACCATGAACACCGGCGTGACGCCCGAACAGCTCGCCGGCTTCGTTGAAACCGTGAAGGCCGAGGTCGGAGACAAAGAGGGCGCGAACGCTCAGACGGCGCTCGAAGCCGCGCTTGAAGCGAGAAAATAG
- a CDS encoding MerR family transcriptional regulator — translation MYTIKQVSELTGISGYTLRYYDKEGLFPDLGRDDGNRRVFSDEDLKSVRTIQTLREMGLPIARIRAFVEAGRGGRALERRGAIIAEQMERAKSELEDMKKKITMLSRAAAYYKEELSKSGARGASTMAA, via the coding sequence ATGTACACGATAAAACAGGTCTCGGAGCTAACGGGGATTTCCGGCTATACGCTCAGGTACTACGACAAGGAGGGGCTCTTCCCAGACCTCGGACGCGACGACGGCAACAGGCGCGTATTCTCCGACGAGGACCTGAAAAGCGTCAGGACGATACAGACCCTCCGCGAGATGGGGCTGCCCATAGCGCGGATACGCGCCTTCGTCGAGGCGGGGCGCGGCGGGCGCGCGCTCGAGCGCCGCGGCGCGATAATAGCGGAGCAGATGGAACGCGCGAAATCCGAGCTCGAAGATATGAAAAAGAAAATAACGATGCTCTCGCGCGCGGCGGCCTACTATAAGGAAGAGCTCTCCAAAAGCGGCGCGCGCGGAGCGTCCACGATGGCGGCGTGA
- a CDS encoding cupin domain-containing protein: MNRTVRIAAALALAAAAGIFLWNTMCAGAAQNVRIIKHDEQKAAPVSPDNFTGAAASRGFFPAKEIGVSTGEVTFPAGARTAWHTHPRGQMLIITSGRGLVRQWGEAPVEMNEGDAVWIPANVKHWHGAAPDSSMSHIAMAPLDEEGRSSTWMEKTSGADYPGK, translated from the coding sequence ATGAACAGAACGGTGAGAATAGCCGCGGCGCTCGCGCTCGCGGCGGCGGCTGGGATATTCCTGTGGAACACGATGTGCGCGGGCGCGGCGCAGAACGTGCGGATAATAAAACACGACGAGCAGAAGGCCGCGCCGGTGTCGCCCGACAACTTCACGGGCGCGGCTGCGTCGAGAGGCTTCTTCCCGGCGAAGGAGATAGGCGTCTCGACCGGCGAGGTCACGTTCCCCGCCGGAGCGCGCACGGCGTGGCACACGCACCCGCGCGGACAGATGCTCATAATCACCTCGGGGCGCGGCCTCGTGCGCCAGTGGGGCGAGGCTCCGGTAGAGATGAACGAGGGCGACGCCGTGTGGATCCCCGCGAACGTCAAGCACTGGCACGGCGCGGCACCCGATTCCTCGATGAGCCACATAGCGATGGCCCCGCTCGACGAGGAAGGCCGCAGCAGCACGTGGATGGAAAAGACGAGCGGCGCGGACTATCCCGGCAAATAA